The Elephas maximus indicus isolate mEleMax1 chromosome 19, mEleMax1 primary haplotype, whole genome shotgun sequence genome contains a region encoding:
- the SSTR2 gene encoding somatostatin receptor type 2, whose translation MDMAYELLNGSQAWLSSSLDLNGSVVAANGSNQTEPYYDLTSNAVLTFIYFVVCIIGLCGNTLVIYVILRYAKMKTITNIYILNLAIADELFMLGLPFLAMQVALVHWPFGKAICRVVMTVDGINQFTSIFCLTVMSIDRYLAVVHPIKSAKWRRPRTAKMINVAVWGVSLLVILPIMIYAGLRSNQSGRSSCTINWPGESGAWYTGFIIYTFILGFLVPLTIICLCYLFIIIKVKSSGIRVGSSKRKKSEKKVTRMVSIVVAVFIFCWLPFYIFNVSSVSVAISPTPALKGMFDFVVVLTYANSCANPILYAFLSDNFKKSFQNVLCLVKVSGTDDGERSDSKQDKSRLNETTETQRTLLNGDLQTSI comes from the coding sequence ATGGATATGGCATACGAGCTACTCAATGGGAGCCAAGCGTGGCTGTCCTCCTCGTTGGACCTCAATGGTTCAGTGGTGGCAGCCAATGGCTCCAACCAAACAGAGCCGTACTATGACCTGACCAGCAATGCAGTCCTCACATTCATATATTTTGTGGTCTGCATCATTGGGTTGTGTGGCAACACGCTCGTCATTTATGTCATCCTCCGCTATGCCAAGATGAAAACCATCACCAACATTTACATCCTCAACCTGGCCATCGCGGATGAGCTCTTCATGCTGGGCCTGCCCTTTTTGGCCATGCAGGTGGCTCTGGTCCACTGGCCCTTTGGCAAGGCCATCTGCCGGGTGGTCATGACTGTGGATGGCATCAATCAGTTCACCAGCATTTTCTGCTTGACAGTCATGAGCATTGACCGCTACCTGGCCGTGGTCCACCCCATCAAGTCGGCCAAGTGGAGGAGACCCCGGACAGCCAAGATGATCAACGTGGCTGTGTGGGGAGTCTCTCTGCTGGTCATCTTGCCTATCATGATATATGCCGGTCTTCGGAGCAACCAGTCAGGGAGAAGCAGCTGCACCATCAACTGGCCAGGTGAATCTGGGGCATGGTACACAGGGTTCATTATCTATACCTTCATCTTGGGGTTCCTGGTACCCCTTACCATCATTTGTCTTTGCTACCTGTTCATTATCATCAAGGTCAAGTCCTCTGGAATCCGAGTGGGTTCCTCCAAGAGGAAAAAGTCAGAGAAGAAGGTCACACGGATGGTGTCCATAGTGGTGGCTGTCTTCATTTTCTGCTGGCTCCCCTTCTACATCTTTAATGTCTCATCGGTTTCTGTGGCCATCAGTCCCACTCCAGCCCTCAAAGGCATGTTTGACTTTGTGGTGGTCCTCACCTATGCTAATAGCTGTGCCAACCCCATCCTATATGCCTTCTTGTCTGACAACTTCAAGAAGAGCTTCCAGAATGTCCTCTGCTTGGTCAAGGTGAGCGGCACAGATGATGGGGAACGGAGTGACAGTAAGCAGGACAAATCCCGGCTGAATGAGACCACGGAGACCCAGAGGACCCTCCTCAATGGAGATCTCCAGACCAGTATCTGA